AATGAAGCGaacactacttgtgtgaccaggtatggagcgttcgaGTTCTTGGTTATGCCTTTCGGTTTAACCAACACTCCGgtcacattctgcactctcatgaactaaCTATTTAAGGAGCATTTGGACAAGTTTGTTGTTTACCGCCACACGCTTGAGGAGCATGTCGAACACCTtcgaacaattttcaaggttctcagggagaacactctaTTCGTGAAAATAGAGAGGTGCTACTTTGCTCATACGAAGATTTTGTTCCTTAGGGCACCGAATTGGCGACGAATCCATTTAGATGgataaatcaaaggtgcaagttgTGACGGAATGGTGTATACCAAAGAAGGTGTCGGAGTTAAGATCCTTCCttagtttcgtcaactactattcaTAGCTGAGTATTCGAAGCGTGCAGCTCCACTGATAGAGTtgttgaaggagcagccttggtgaTAGTCCGACAAATGCGAAGCAGCGTTACTGTGTTGGAAGAACTAGTACTTAAATTGTCGAACTATGGGAAGCCCTTTGAAGTTAATATAGATTCTTCAGActttgctattgggggagtacttatacaggaggGGCACCCGGTAGCCTACGAGAgctgcaagctcaacgagactgaGCAACGAtatccagtgcacgagaaggagatgacagtggtGGTCCATTGTCTACGAGTTTGACGACATTATCTTCTCGGATCGTGATTTGTGCTAAGGACGAACAACATCGCATTGAGTTACTTCCAAATTCAAAAGAAACTCTTCCTAAAGCAAGCATGATGGTATATTTCCTGGCTAAGTttgatatggcaacatagtacaaGCTTGGAAGAGCAAATGTCGTGGTCGATGCATTGAGCCAAAAAGTGGAGTTGGTGAATGCCATGCAGTTGGAAGGCGaaagccaagcaagtcagttgcactccaacttcctttccagaatcAGGGACAGACTGCACACTGATCCCCAAGCAGTAATCCTGATGCAATTAATCATAGAAGGTAAGACTCGACGATTTTGGATCCATGAGGGACTCGtctacaccaaagggaatagggtttatgttcctcgagcggataatttgaggcgtgaaTTCTTGAGAGAGTgttacgattccctttgggctggacatccgggCATTCATCGAACATTGGCTTTCGTGGTGAGAgctttctactggccgaagatagggactgatgtggaggaatatattcaaacgtgccttacttgccaacaagatatggtagagcagcggaagccggtgggacttttggagttgttgcccgtaccagaaaagcCATAGGAGAGCTTTgacttcatatcaagtttgccGACAATATGGGGACTCGAATCGATACTCTTGGTGGTCGATCAGTTTTCGAAGTATATAATATTCATGgctgcacccctacactgtttagcagaggaggcggccaagttaATAATGAAGTATGtgatgaagtattggggagtcccgcacaacatcatcagtgatcgagatgcttagttcttgggacgattctagatcgagctattcaaattgctaGGGttcaagttatacttctccacaaacttccacccccagacggatgaccaaactaaaagaataaattctctcgagcaatatcttcggcactgcaTGAGTGCCAACCAATGGGATTAGGTGaaactgttggacattgcccaattttcCTACAACTTGTAGTGGagttctgcgtccaacaagagtccCTTTGAGATCATTATGGGACAACAACCATCGACTCCTCGCACCTTGGCGATCGGTTATaccgggagtagtccgtcaggatatcactttgcaaaggaatagtatcgaaatgcagatattgcacgggcttacttggagaaggcggcaaaaaagaTGAAGTAGCCAAACTTGGGAAGGTGACCACAGGAGTTTAAAGTtggtgatttggtgttggtgaagcttcaaCTGGCATCACTCGAGTTCTTTAAGCATAAAGTGCACAAGGGATTTGTGCGCAAGTACGAAGGATCCTTCCTAATTATCAACAGGATAGGCAATGTCTCCTACAGGTTGCAACTGCCAGCGTTGCTTAAAATTCACAATGTCTTTCACCCaagtaacttgaaagcataccatTAAGATACGTAAGATGTTTcccaaagtgttccaactcggctaccccccattTTAGTGAGTTGAAATTAATTTAGCGGATCACAAGActtagctacccaatggagcagaGCAAACCAAATAcccggtgaagtggcgaaagcttcctttAACAAAAGCCAGTTGGGAGTCTAAAGACGTCCTACGACACGAAGAAAAAGTTGTCAAAGCCTACcagcaagcgtcgacgagggtgtcgacagtttaagtgggagagaatgtcacgaacggtcgtcacgcACACACAATATTTTtgctcaacgaaccgttcgtcgcttttgcatgcttgtacagatgcttagtagcatgttttatcttggttttgtgtgtttttgcttgaaaaatgtaaGCAAGAACAGCTCACAGTGctgcagtgcgaccgctcaccacaCCCGGCAAAACCTTTcccaaaatggcttcgttttcgcATGCCACGACCTGTTTTCTGCAGACCGCAATCGTGcgtgaaacgtcagccatctcagacccttgGAACCCCATGGGTGGCACAGGGGTGGATGGGGATTCACGGTAGTGTTAGGCATTGATCGGTTTACATAAGTTCGCACGTTTAAGTTGACGGGAATTTGCTATCGCGCctgacacccggtgagcagtcgtttgtggacttgcaattgtttgttatgccttctaaagtccttgttttctccttcctctcttgcaCTCAGGGtatttgctgaattgcttgtaaagttgtCATCTTCacgagacgtcgagacttgttTGTCGCtggctttcgaactaatcaacttgctcttttacaggtcctatgggacctgagcgaggttgcaacttggcttaCCCTTTACGAGCGAATAACGCAAGGGCGTTTCATGATTTAGGCAATCTCAGCtagagaagttggcgcaagggtgcttcacgacttaggaaactccagctaagtccgtgactttgctgcaaggatgcctcacgacttaggcaattccagctataaATCCGTGACAATACGGAAAAATTCTACCCTCTATGGCATAACATTTTCTAAATGCTTTAAGCTTTTGCTGCAAAAGTTTAATGAGTATCTTATTGCAGGTCTTGGTCATAGGAGGTGGTGATGGTGGCGTACTTCGGGAAATTGCTCGACACAGTTCTGTGGAGCACATCGATATTTGTGAAATTGACAAGATGGTTATAGATGTATGCAGTTATATCTACATGTGCATATAGCAAAGCTTACTTTGTTGCTTTATCTGTTGATCATGTCTTGTCTTTCTATAGGTTTGCAAACAATTTTTTCCTGATCTGTCTGTTGGTTTTGATGATCCTCGTGTTCGACTACATGTTGCTGATGGTAGGCTGAGAAGTTGTTTCTCTTTGAAGTTCTAGTCGCAACACTTTTCATAGAGCTAGTTTACTTTATCTTTTTGTTCTGCATGTGAAATGTAATTCCATAAAAAGCTTTTATATTCTGTAGATAGCCTTTGGTCTTTCCATGTGTTAACTTTTTCAAATATCTGTTGCATGGTCTTCTTACAGGGATTAAATTCTTACGAGATGCTCCTGAAGCTATGTATGACGTAATTATTGTTGATTCGTCTGATCCAATAGGTACATTGCATGTTTCTTTTCTTGAAACTCAAAGATTTGTCTGATCTCAATTACACAAGAGGGGTGCATTTGGAAAACACTTGTGAATTGAGTATATCTGATAACATGTGCTAGGACATGGCAACTTTTTAAAAATTCTTGCAAGGTAAAGTATCATGTGCACAAATATGGTTGTGATAAAGAAAATGTAGAAGAATCAAACTCTTCACCAatgatataaatcaagatctgttAGCAATGACTAACCTCCCGCTTGAAAAGATTGAAATAAGGGTAGTAGAAAAGAGCACCGGCCCACGATCAAAGGCCAACATCTACTTGGTACCTTTCCTTGGAAGACTCCATATGTTGCTAGCAAATCCAAACAACTTTTGTCAAACAAATGGTGGCTAGTTAACATACAGAAAGCATGGCAACTCATATTTGTAATATTGTCTTCCAACATCCAATTTGTTGTTTTTATCAGCCCTTTGATGCCATTTTTCCCAAAAATGTTTGACCACATCACTTGTTTCATTTGTGATCCCCATTTTTGGTCAAGGGAGCACTGTGCTCCTTGAGTTTCCTAGAAAGAATTGGGTAGCCTGCTGGATTGCAATTAGAAAGGCAATATAATGAAGGTtagttgtgttaatttgtttctggctttcaaatattttttcttgtcTAAGGTATAATTTGGTTTTATTAATGCATTATATAACAGTGATTGCTGGAATCCTGGTTGCAGCCACAAATATATTAGCAGCTTTAATATTCTTGGGCACAGAAACCTATCCTTgttggtggtcaacagtttctgatGGTGTATGCTACATAGAGCTTGCAGAAAGTTTTGTGACTTTATCAATTCAGTTGAAGACTCGATTTACAAAGATTGCTTAGATCATCAACTGATTTTAATGTTGGCAGAGATCATTTGAATTCATATGCAATTGCTCATGTTAGTATACTACCAGAAATATGCTAGCCTCATCCTGTCTGTATTGGTCCCTGGAAGGGATATAGGTATGCTTATTAGAGGAGCTAAgaagttgaatgtctctcaacatattgagatttGTGCCAAACCAGCGAAAAACTGAGAGGGCTCAGCCCATAAACCTGCTGGTGTATGAGGTAGGCAAGACTATGCAAATTAACCAACTGCAATGTTCTCAGAATCTTTATACATCTCTAGAACAAcatcaatattttgatccttgtgaaagTTTTTTCTAATATAAATATTTGTTTTTTGTCTTGACTAAACATTTCAGGTGTTATTTTATACCATTTTTTTGCCTTTTCCTTTTCTGATTGTTTCTTTATCCTGTAAAGCTGAGGATCAAGTAAATAACTTCTATGCAGATTTGTACTTTTTAGAGCTTCAAATCAACTTTTGGTCTTCACTTGATTACTTCATCATGACTATTCGGTGATTGTAGGACCAGCTCGAGAGCTTGTCGAAAAACCATTCTTTGAGATGATTGCAAGGGCCTTAAAGCCTGGTGGTGTTCTTTGTAACCAAGCAGAAAGCATGTGGCTTCACACACATCTCATTCAGGATATGCTCTCAATTTGTCGTGAAATTTTTAAGAGTGTCCATTATGCCTGGGCAAGTGTTCCTACGTACCCAAGGTATTTAAATATTAATGTCCCTTGTTTTATCCTGAAATTCATTTTCTTATTTTTCGTGAAGCCTTTTGGGGACCACTGATGGTAAATCATGAGTTTTAAGTTGTGAACTCTGCTTTCACACTTGTAATTGTATGATAAAGCACAAGATTCTGCTAGATAGAGAGATCCTGGTATGGCAGGGGAAGCCTATACTAAAATATCGGTTTTGGTCGTACATTCACTAGATGGCATTGTATGTAGCGTCTGTATAGTTTTCATTTGGAGTGTGTTAGTGGTGTGGAATATGGGGTAAATGGTGCAGTAATTTTCTTCTTGATGCAGAGAGTTCAGATAGTATCCAGGCCAAAGTTCGGATAGATCTCAATTGGTTTGACCTCTTTTAGTTATTGATGGATTTTTTTAACCTCAGACCTATCTTTTGTTTACCAGAAGTTTTTGCCAGTTGCATGGTAGAATTAAAAGTCATCCCTGAATGAATTAATCGAGTTTCTTCCACTGGTTTGTTCTTGGATTATATTTTCTTACAAATTTGTATGGCGCTTCAATTTGTCACTGGAGAATTTATATCTAGTTTTACCAAATTCGAGTTTCATTTAATTTACCTGTGTTTTTGCCAATTCTGTAACTTTTCACTAATGATACCAAGTTATTGGATGTCTAGCCATATTTTTGTCTTGTTCTACTTCTATTAGATTTTGCAGCAGCAACGTATATATGTTGTTGCTCTAATGGCCTCTGTTTGCTTCTGTTAGGTTCTACTATTAGCGAACATATTCCCAATATCTGTTTTCCTCTTATAAGGCTTCTGTAGCCACTGAggttattactattatttttttgCCTGAGAAAACAGCATGTTACCGTAATATCTTCAGTTTAGAATTATTTATTGATGAGAATCATTATGTAGCGGCGTGATTGGATTTTTGTTGTGTTCGACGAATGGCCCACCTGTCCATTTCTTGAACCCAATAAACCCAATTGACAAACAGGAGGCTCTTAAATGCAAGAGGGAGCTGAGATTCTATAACTCAGAGGTACTTTCGTGTCTGCTTGTAACTTCCTCTCTTTTTGGTTGATGATTATAATCATATTTTATGGATTGATTATTCCTTTTAGGagcttatattttataaaatattattgctTTGGTGCAGTTATCAATTTTTTAGTTAATCCTAAATGATACCTTTTGAACCACTCAATGATGTTTTAGTTATTAATCTCTTACTAATTAGGAATGAGATTCAGATGGCTTGGATTAAAGATAAGTCTCTTTAGTCATGGTTAAGTATCCCTTAACAGGTCTCTTTACTTTGTCAAGGGAATCAATAGGGCGGTTGAGCGCTTAGAACTTTTGACAAGACTGGCTTAAGACGACCTTTAAATTAAATAGTGTTGTCTGCGACATTGAGATAATATATTAATCACTATCCCACCCTTAGTGCATGCTCCTtgagcattttttttattttaggggCAAGGTTCCACATAGTAAGGGTCCTGCTTTgtcttcctctcctctcctctcctacaCCGGGTTTTTtgcctgcccttttacagatgagATATCTCCCTTGCGTAGCAGCCCCCAGCGACTCACTATGGATGAAGAAAACTGCTTATAAGGCCATAAAAACACAATTGTTCCCACTTTCTTACAAGGGGAAAAGGGTCGTGAGCACAGGATATTGCTATCACATGTTTGTAAAAAATTTACTAGTGGTTGATGAAAATAGGGTGTGGCAATCATGGCATGAACTAAACATGAGTTTGGGTTGCTTGTAAAACTATGGCTGTTTTCTGGTTTCCCTATTTTACAGTAGTATTCGTCAAAGTTTTACTTTGCACTCTCTTTATATGCATAAATggtttttttttaaaatcttgTTGCCAATGATATATATCATGACAATGACTGCTCTTTGGGTATGTGCAGATGCATAAGGCTGCATTTGTTTTGCCATCATTTGCGAAAAAGGAATTGAGCTCGTTTCTCAGCTCACCGCTTACGGTGTAAATAAATCTTTTAGATACTTTTGCTGCTGCCCCGGTGGTTGGTTGCAAAATACGAAGCTAATTAGCGGTCGGTCTTGTGATGTCGTGGCATGTTGTGTTGTTCCCCAAACTTTTGATATTGTTGTTGTAACAGACTTTTAATAACATCTACCGAACAATCCTAAGCATGGCTGGTGGCATTTAATGTTCATACGATATAAAGTGAAACTTTATGCAACGAACGCGGCTACATCTGTGTCAGCTGGATGTTGCTTGCTTGCTTTTGTATTCTGAGAAAAAGATGTGAAcccaatatcccatgtattcgcaAGTGCAGACGAATGATGGAATGCCGAGATACACATTATTGTTATAATGTCACAAGTTGTTCGTGTGATAACCGAACAAAGAAAGATATTCCCGGGATACAAGTGTGAGATACTACCTTTTATTATATGGTGGGTGGTATGTTGAGGAGTGTTGGCTCGTTTTATGGAATGATTGAATTACGAATTACGAATTACGAATTACGAGTGCGGTGATTGTTGGTGGGTCAAAGAGAAAGGAAAGCACCGAGGTAGATGGGCGAGAGAAATCAAGAGGAATAGGAAACTAGCCCGTGGGGAGAGGGGTGGATGAAGAACGCAAAAAGGGAGGGGCCGGGCAGCAGGTGTATCAGAAGCATCCGGAGCGATTGGGGTCCAAACGCCCCTCCCTCCGCCCTAGTAAAATCTGGCGGTTCAAAAATTGACTCGGCCGGTCGGTCGGTCGGTCGATACGAGTGATCACGGGGGAAACTGCAGGGGTTGTCCCGTGATAGATGACGTCACCCCTGGTATTTGTCCCACGGGTGATTCACCGGGTGTTGTAGCGGAGAGAACGAATCACGATGCCTGTGACTCTGACAACCCCCGTCCGTGGCTATATAAAAAAGGCTGGAGCCCTTTGTTGCTCTGAATTACTGGACTCTTCTTCCTGTGCTTCTCGCTCGCAGTTTGGCTCCTCGGCCTCTCCTCTTTACGATTAGGGCTTCGCTGATCCAAGAATTCCAAATCGAATAAAAATTCTTTGATCCTTCAATGGCgacctacctacctacctaccaAATCGTCGTCGAGCTCCTCGATGGCAGAACCCATTGGCCTCCAGATCCCCTCCCCCACCCTCTCCGGTGAATCCCTAAGGCGCGATCCCTCCGATGAGACGCTCATCTCTCCGCCTCCCACGACGGCGAATTCCCATCCCTCCGCCTTCCCGGTGGGAAGGGAGGGTTCGGCTCTCTTCTTCGCGGCGCCGCCACCAAGGCCGGCCAGAAGAAGACCACGTGAATTGCCGAGAAGAAGCTTGGGGAGTGGATGGCTGATGAtgtttcaaaagatggttttcttCATGTTTATTGTCCGTAAACATAATGGCTGTGTTTGGAACCCTGTATATGTTTGAAACTGGCAACGCTGTATATTCATCAGCGTCTACAAAATCAATGTATGTTGACCTAAATTCACGAGGTTCACTCGGTGGACGTTTGTCCAAAGAATCAAGCAACGTGGTCCATTGATCTCTACAACCAACGTGCTGATGCCGTGTGTGATAAGCAGCATTAAACCCACAAGGTACATACATAATCGCTGTCATGTCATGTTACCAACATTCATATCTCCCTCCCATTGGCAACAAAGACTGGGACCGGGTCACAACCTCGGGTTCAgatcatcatcatgcatcatgCATCATGCATCATGCATCATCCATCATCCATCATGCATCATGCATCATGGTCCACTGCCACTGCGACCTGGCAGTTGCATCCAACGCGATTCGGATCCAACTGTTGGCGTGCGTGCTGTACATTCCCAATTCCCAACTTGTCTTCTACCTCAAAACCACTGAATTAAGAGAGCTAGCAGTCCCGTCGTCGGCCTCATCTGGTTCGCTAAATAAATGTGTAGGTGGGTCATGCGTCGATAGCAGCCTTACAGGTTGGTGATGGGTCAGGGTGACACCTTGCCGTGGTTCTTATCTTTCCACGATAAACATGCCAGGCGGACGCGCACGGAGACACAAGAAATAGTcagtcacagagagagagagagagagagagagagagagagagagagttacgcCTCTACATCATCATGATCATGTGCCATAGATGATTAGATTTTGCAGTCATCACAGAATCATACTGATACGTGATTCAGTAGTTCGTCCACTCCGAGCGCGTTTGACAGCGTCTTTGCAGACTTTTGGCCTCCAAACACAATAATATTCTGAGCCACTAGTGTGGGACAGGCTGCAGTCATTTGGCACCGAGCATCGACGAAGTAGCGTGATGAAGTGACTACCGACGCGTTTATTGAACGAGTCCTCAGGCAGAGAGTCCACCTTCCAAAGGTGGACTCCAATCAGTTCTCGGGAAAGAAGAGACCTCCACCTTTAACTTACACATCCGTCGACAAGCTATACTCTCAACATACCCTTCGTGTTAGAGCAAAGATCAAATCGACAAAAGAGGAACACTGGGAAGAAGCCTAAAAGGTAATCGCCATCAAGCAAGATTGAGGAACACTAGTGTTCAGACCGTTTCGCTCTCGTCTCGCGCGCAGACGCACGAAAGAGGGAGTAATTCCAGAGATAATGTGAATCAATTAGTTAATACTGTTTATATACAGCTACCGAACTACATGTACATCCTCTGATCGATTACCTTTAATTACAAAGGACGAACGTGTCCAGCGAAGACACCTAAATTGAACTGTAGCTTCACAGCGCACGCTGTGGCATGTTTCCATCGACCTCACAACTCATCCCCAGCATCAGTTCTCTGGTATGCTCTCGAGCGCCGGTCTCCAGCAGTCCCTGTCGGATCTGGCGGGGCTTCGACTGCACCCTTTCTCTCCTCCCAGCTCGCAGAGCATGTGCTCCAGTGCGCCCTCGTCTTCGCCGGCGAGCATGGCCAGCAACCGAGCTGCGTCCTTCTTCGTCAGCATCATCTTCACTCTTACGACGTCCTTTTTGCCGTCGTCATCCGCGAAACGAACCGAGCGCTTGGGGCGACGGGTTGCCTTCTCCCTTTGCTTAGGCGCTTGAGCAGCCTGTGGCGGCCGCCCCTTCTCCGGCTCATCAGCCACGTGGTCTCTAGGAGCCACGGCACATGGAGATCCGCTCGCGTTCCTCCGGGACTGGTGAGTCAAGCAGTTCCCCAtgcgtatgtgtgtgtgtgtgtgtgagagagagagagagagagagagagagagagaggagtgatcGAATTGGGCGGTGGCTGATGAGCGTTGAGTGGTGGAGGAAAGCGGGGAGAAGCGGAGCGGCTTTATAGTGCGGTGAATGTGATAGTAAGGTGGAATTTAAGAGAGCGGTTGGAAAGGGGAAGAACTCATTCGTGACTCGTTCAAAGCTGAAAGCGAGAGGGATGTGACGACTACGTAGACATTGACGGCCCGGAGAAATCCCTTGGGATGAGGTCGGCATGACTTCATGTGTGCGTTCCACGAATCAGGATCCTAGCACAAGATAAATCGGGACGAAATCTGGTACGTGCA
Above is a genomic segment from Musa acuminata AAA Group cultivar baxijiao chromosome BXJ3-4, Cavendish_Baxijiao_AAA, whole genome shotgun sequence containing:
- the LOC135635579 gene encoding spermine synthase-like isoform X4 produces the protein MAGDGAGNGSDARRTPEEEFPPCCRKARASAPESEAKCHETVVSGWFSNSSLSDKDGKFMYFNNPMWPGEAHSLKVEKILYQGKSEFQEILVFQVLVIGGGDGGVLREIARHSSVEHIDICEIDKMVIDVCKQFFPDLSVGFDDPRVRLHVADGIKFLRDAPEAMYDVIIVDSSDPIGPARELVEKPFFEMIARALKPGGVLCNQAESMWLHTHLIQDMLSICREIFKSVHYAWASVPTYPSGVIGFLLCSTNGPPVHFLNPINPIDKQEALKCKRELRFYNSEMHKAAFVLPSFAKKELSSFLSSPLTV
- the LOC135635579 gene encoding spermine synthase-like isoform X1; its protein translation is MAGDGAGNGSDARRTPEEEFPPCCRKARASAPESEAKCHETVVSGWFSNSSLSDKDGKFMYFNNPMWPGEAHSLKVEKILYQGKSEFQEILVFQVLIIFRYRCTYFLKKAISSFAALYSLGVIYLYIFLQSSMYGKVLVLDGIVQLTERDECAYQEMIAHLPLCSIPSPKTVLVIGGGDGGVLREIARHSSVEHIDICEIDKMVIDVCKQFFPDLSVGFDDPRVRLHVADGIKFLRDAPEAMYDVIIVDSSDPIGPARELVEKPFFEMIARALKPGGVLCNQAESMWLHTHLIQDMLSICREIFKSVHYAWASVPTYPSGVIGFLLCSTNGPPVHFLNPINPIDKQEALKCKRELRFYNSEMHKAAFVLPSFAKKELSSFLSSPLTV
- the LOC135635579 gene encoding spermine synthase-like isoform X2 is translated as MAGDGAGNGSDARRTPEEEFPPCCRKARASAPESEAKCHETVVSGWFSNSSLSDKDGKFMYFNNPMWPGEAHSLKVEKILYQGKSEFQEILVFQSSMYGKVLVLDGIVQLTERDECAYQEMIAHLPLCSIPSPKTVLVIGGGDGGVLREIARHSSVEHIDICEIDKMVIDVCKQFFPDLSVGFDDPRVRLHVADGIKFLRDAPEAMYDVIIVDSSDPIGPARELVEKPFFEMIARALKPGGVLCNQAESMWLHTHLIQDMLSICREIFKSVHYAWASVPTYPSGVIGFLLCSTNGPPVHFLNPINPIDKQEALKCKRELRFYNSEMHKAAFVLPSFAKKELSSFLSSPLTV
- the LOC135635579 gene encoding spermine synthase-like isoform X5, whose product is MAGDGAGNGSDARRTPEEEFPPCCRKARASAPESEAKCHETVVSGWFSNSSLSDKDGKFMYFNNPMWPGEAHSLKVEKILYQGKSEFQEILVFQSSMYGKVLVLDGIVQLTERDECAYQEMIAHLPLCSIPSPKTVLVIGGGDGGVLREIARHSSVEHIDICEIDKMVIDVCKQFFPDLSVGFDDPRVRLHVADGIKFLRDAPEAMYDVIIVDSSDPIVIAGILVAATNILAALIFLGTETYPCWWSTVSDGVCYIELAESFVTLSIQLKTRFTKIA
- the LOC135635579 gene encoding spermine synthase-like isoform X3, which produces MAGDGAGNGSDARRTPEEEFPPCCRKARASAPESEAKCHETVVSGWFSNSSLSDKDGKFMYFNNPMWPGEAHSLKVEKILYQGKSEFQEILVFQSSMYGKVLVLDGIVQLTERDECAYQEMIAHLPLCSIPSPKTVLVIGGGDGGVLREIARHSSVEHIDICEIDKMVIDVCKQFFPDLSVGFDDPRVRLHVADGPARELVEKPFFEMIARALKPGGVLCNQAESMWLHTHLIQDMLSICREIFKSVHYAWASVPTYPSGVIGFLLCSTNGPPVHFLNPINPIDKQEALKCKRELRFYNSEMHKAAFVLPSFAKKELSSFLSSPLTV
- the LOC135635579 gene encoding spermine synthase-like isoform X6, which produces MAGDGAGNGSDARRTPEEEFPPCCRKARASAPESEAKCHETVVSGWFSNSSLSDKDGKFMYFNNPMWPGEAHSLKVEKILYQGKSEFQEILVFQSSMYGKVLVLDGIVQLTERDECAYQEMIAHLPLCSIPSPKTVLVIGGGDGGVLREIARHSSVEHIDICEIDKMVIDVCKQFFPDLSVGFDDPRVRLHVADGIKFLRDAPEAMYDVIIVDSSDPIATNILAALIFLGTETYPCWWSTVSDGVCYIELAESFVTLSIQLKTRFTKIA